In the Vanessa cardui chromosome 10, ilVanCard2.1, whole genome shotgun sequence genome, one interval contains:
- the LOC124533252 gene encoding uncharacterized protein LOC124533252 produces MDYKIILCFILLKYIAAYDDSDHDYSNYEDDYENTLFDEEFTKKDESVTTRPVPRYEVTEIVIDIPDNRTTGPIITNFSIPRPLNLAPTTAPTIQKENNTAQSNNNNMITANKNDKDDKTTDPYDNLSFVPMIKEYLLGIKKGIVDGFNSIVHVNEKSNDVDHVRSYVGPLSFLSKLHKHSSDSVHKFHSTLFGQKFDDIF; encoded by the coding sequence attcTTCTCAAGTACATCGCAGCATACGATGACAGTGATCATGATTACAGTAATTACGAAGATGATTATGAAAACACACTTTTCGATGaagaatttacaaaaaaagatgAATCAGTCACGACAAGGCCGGTGCCAAGGTACGAAGTAACAGAAATAGTAATTGATATACCTGATAACAGGACGACAGGACCTATTATAACTAACTTTTCAATTCCAAGACCGTTGAATTTAGCTCCAACTACAGCGCCTACaattcaaaaagaaaacaacacagcacaaagtaataataacaatatgatAACAGCAAACAAAAATGATAAAGATGATAAAACAACCGATCCTTATGATAACTTGTCATTTGTGCCGATGATCAAAGAATATCTACTCGGTATCAAAAAAGGAATCGTTGACGGTTTCAATAGTATTGTTCATGTTAATGAAAAAAGCAATGATGTAGATCATGTACGTAGTTACGTTGGACCGTTGTCTTTTTTAAGCAAATTGCATAAACACAGTTCTGATTCAGTTCATAAATTTCATAGTACGTTGTTCGGACAAAAATTTgacgatattttttaa